The Deltaproteobacteria bacterium genome contains a region encoding:
- a CDS encoding BolA family transcriptional regulator, giving the protein MDMMETIDHALRERLHAQQIEIIDDSRKHAGHAGAGSGGHYTVTVISADFAGKSALERHRMVYAALGDLMQRGIHALALTTRAPGEAG; this is encoded by the coding sequence ATGGACATGATGGAAACGATCGATCACGCCCTGCGCGAGCGATTGCACGCGCAGCAGATCGAGATCATCGACGACAGCCGCAAGCACGCGGGCCATGCCGGCGCGGGCAGTGGGGGGCACTACACGGTCACGGTGATCTCGGCCGACTTCGCCGGTAAGTCAGCGCTCGAACGCCATCGTATGGTGTACGCCGCGCTCGGCGACCTCATGCAGCGTGGCATCCACGCGCTGGCCCTCACCACGCGCGCGCCGGGCGAGGCGGGGTAG
- the mce gene encoding methylmalonyl-CoA epimerase, which produces MLKKIHHVGIVVRNLEAAYAFYRDTLGLPVHKVATVEDQGVKAALLTIGNSEIELLEPINANGGVAKFLDKRGEGIHHVCFETDNVAKELEATMAKGIAVLDKAPRKGLAGMICFLHPKASHGVLVEYAQPFPEDH; this is translated from the coding sequence ATGCTGAAGAAGATCCATCACGTTGGTATCGTCGTGCGAAATCTCGAAGCCGCGTACGCGTTCTACCGCGACACGCTCGGTCTGCCGGTTCACAAGGTGGCGACGGTTGAAGATCAAGGGGTCAAGGCGGCGCTGCTGACCATCGGCAACAGCGAGATCGAGTTGCTCGAACCGATCAACGCGAACGGCGGTGTGGCCAAATTTCTCGACAAACGGGGCGAGGGCATTCATCACGTCTGCTTCGAGACCGACAACGTGGCGAAGGAGCTGGAGGCGACGATGGCAAAGGGTATCGCGGTGCTCGACAAAGCCCCGCGCAAGGGTCTCGCCGGGATGATCTGCTTCCTGCACCCAAAGGCGAGCCATGGCGTACTGGTCGAGTACGCGCAACCGTTTCCCGAGGATCACTGA
- a CDS encoding VOC family protein: protein MALAKKIDHLAIVVKDLDAAVQTFTTNFAFPVVRRGENAQLGLRNAFLQVGDAQLELFTPTKPENPATKFLTEQGEGMYVLSLEVDDLDQATQALTAKGIKVGAIMPVPDGRLAFISPKATHGVLLQFMERKKSAVGSGQ from the coding sequence ATGGCCCTGGCGAAGAAGATCGATCACCTCGCCATCGTGGTGAAGGATTTGGACGCGGCGGTGCAGACGTTCACCACCAACTTTGCTTTTCCGGTTGTGCGCCGCGGCGAGAATGCGCAGCTCGGGCTCCGCAACGCGTTCCTGCAAGTCGGCGACGCGCAGCTCGAACTGTTCACGCCGACCAAGCCAGAGAACCCGGCGACGAAATTTCTCACCGAGCAGGGCGAAGGGATGTACGTGCTCTCGCTCGAGGTCGACGACCTGGATCAGGCGACCCAGGCGTTGACAGCGAAAGGGATCAAAGTCGGTGCGATCATGCCGGTTCCCGACGGACGGCTCGCGTTCATCAGCCCCAAAGCGACGCACGGCGTGTTGCTGCAGTTCATGGAACGGAAGAAGTCGGCAGTCGGCAGTGGACAGTAG
- a CDS encoding SDR family oxidoreductase, whose amino-acid sequence MGKLDGKIALVTGSSRGIGRGIALEFAREGADVAVNYRRDEAAAKETVRAIEALGRKAIAIHADVAEWPQVQAMVERALGHFGRLDIVVANSGVASRVQSVWDLDVEHWHKVIGVNLHGVFYTCKATAKHLVDRGQGSIILISSIGADACGAMGAPYYCAKAAVNALTKSLARECAPSRVRVNCIAPGLIMSDMGEKMVKFYGDTLIAGIPLGRPGQPEDIGKAAVYLASDDASFVTGKILRVDGGAWM is encoded by the coding sequence GTGGGAAAACTCGACGGGAAGATCGCGTTGGTCACCGGAAGTTCGCGCGGGATCGGGCGCGGGATCGCGCTCGAATTCGCGCGCGAAGGTGCCGACGTGGCGGTGAACTACCGGCGCGATGAGGCGGCGGCGAAAGAAACCGTGCGCGCGATCGAAGCCCTCGGTCGCAAAGCGATCGCAATCCACGCCGACGTGGCGGAGTGGCCGCAGGTGCAGGCAATGGTCGAGCGCGCGCTCGGTCATTTCGGCCGCCTCGACATCGTCGTGGCCAACTCCGGCGTAGCCTCGCGCGTGCAGTCGGTGTGGGACCTCGACGTTGAGCATTGGCACAAGGTCATCGGCGTCAACTTGCACGGCGTTTTCTACACGTGCAAGGCCACCGCGAAGCACCTCGTCGACCGCGGCCAAGGCAGTATCATTCTGATCTCCTCGATCGGTGCCGATGCGTGCGGCGCAATGGGCGCGCCATACTACTGCGCCAAGGCGGCGGTGAACGCGCTGACCAAGTCGTTGGCGAGGGAGTGCGCGCCGTCGCGCGTGCGCGTGAACTGTATCGCGCCCGGGCTGATCATGAGCGACATGGGCGAGAAGATGGTCAAGTTTTACGGCGACACCCTCATAGCCGGCATCCCGCTCGGCCGGCCCGGGCAACCGGAAGATATCGGCAAGGCCGCGGTCTACCTCGCCAGCGACGATGCCAGCTTCGTTACCGGGAAGATCCTGCGCGTCGATGGCGGCGCATGGATGTGA
- the cheB gene encoding chemotaxis-specific protein-glutamate methyltransferase CheB: MSSEEARACPDETPAIERDHRLRVLVADDSGLMRRTITQILQEEGDIEVIATARDGAEAIELAERLRPDAITMDVNMPRVDGLRAVEVIMGRHPVPIVIISSYTKRGGKAAAQALHYGAVEIIEKPSQVGVSLDLDLQAAEIRGKVRAAARVRVVRTASFGMVRRPAAIEPLSSTAAARPRPRAVKPEKLFPIVAIGASTGGPAALSDMLPLLPAPFPGCILIVQHMPAGYTSDLAHSLDQRSAITVVEARHGDPIVPGVAYIAPGGCHMEFANDHIKLHAEARRNMHRPSVDVLFESLASVAPRLQVVMLSGMGDDGVHGMKRLRAAGAATMVQDEESSVVWGMPGCAVRAGCAQLQMPPERLAEYLCAAVGVAPNPILVLDEVANKPSIAERRLARSAISPGPTV, translated from the coding sequence ATGTCGAGCGAAGAAGCGCGGGCTTGCCCGGACGAGACACCCGCGATCGAGCGTGACCACCGCCTGCGGGTGTTGGTGGCGGATGACTCCGGCCTGATGCGCCGGACTATCACGCAGATTTTGCAGGAAGAAGGTGACATCGAGGTCATCGCCACGGCGCGCGATGGCGCCGAGGCGATCGAACTCGCCGAGCGCTTGCGGCCCGACGCCATCACCATGGACGTCAACATGCCGCGCGTCGACGGCCTGCGTGCGGTCGAAGTGATCATGGGCCGCCATCCGGTGCCGATCGTCATCATCAGTTCGTACACCAAGCGCGGGGGCAAGGCCGCGGCGCAGGCGCTGCACTATGGCGCGGTCGAGATCATTGAGAAGCCCTCGCAGGTTGGGGTCAGTCTCGATCTCGATCTCCAGGCCGCCGAGATTCGCGGCAAGGTGCGCGCCGCCGCGCGCGTCCGCGTCGTGCGCACGGCCTCGTTTGGCATGGTTCGCCGTCCCGCCGCGATCGAACCGCTCAGCTCCACGGCGGCCGCGCGGCCGCGGCCACGTGCGGTCAAGCCGGAGAAGTTGTTTCCGATTGTTGCCATCGGCGCCTCCACCGGCGGTCCGGCCGCGCTCAGCGACATGTTGCCGTTGCTGCCGGCGCCCTTCCCCGGGTGCATCTTGATCGTGCAACACATGCCCGCGGGGTACACCAGCGATCTGGCGCACAGTCTCGATCAGCGCAGCGCGATCACGGTGGTGGAAGCCCGTCACGGTGATCCCATCGTGCCGGGAGTGGCGTACATCGCACCGGGTGGCTGCCACATGGAGTTCGCGAACGATCACATCAAATTGCACGCCGAAGCGCGTCGCAACATGCACCGGCCGAGTGTGGATGTGTTGTTCGAGAGTCTCGCCAGCGTGGCGCCACGGCTGCAAGTCGTGATGCTCAGCGGCATGGGCGACGATGGCGTGCACGGGATGAAGCGCCTGCGCGCCGCCGGTGCCGCCACGATGGTGCAAGACGAGGAGAGCTCCGTGGTCTGGGGCATGCCCGGCTGCGCCGTGCGCGCCGGCTGCGCCCAACTGCAGATGCCGCCGGAGCGCTTGGCGGAATATCTGTGCGCGGCCGTCGGTGTGGCCCCGAATCCGATTCTGGTCCTCGACGAGGTCGCCAACAAGCCGTCGATTGCTGAGCGGAGACTCGCCCGGTCCGCGATTTCTCCGGGGCCCACGGTGTGA
- a CDS encoding ABC transporter ATP-binding protein has protein sequence MQSAEARAETSTGHARTPLLRFLGYVAPHRWLIAGAAGCGVFKFTLPLIFPLFLKYLTDVLLAGGAANSAHAADATNRWFDELGGVVLAYAPWLGSGASGRLTVIALVMLAVYGVLGVASYYRSYWAGQAGHRLIFDLRFALYQHIQSMSHSFFDERRSGSIVARFVSDIQLAQNFVGSALTNVWMDSASLGFVVWILFVLERRLAWVALGVIPIYVLMIRYYSPRIKAASRSVQEMIEDFSGELQEKIAGVGVVKAFGREDYEAQRFYRTSQDLFDLTMTNVQLSSGNQAATTFLTAVAPLIVVWVAGVMVLRSTLSVGTMIAFYAYLSSLYLPLQRFSELSVVISNSLAAMERIFEFFDIRPEVAETPGAPPLVRVSGRVEFRDVGFRYASRGAGRPALAHVSLSIAPGETVAIVGRSGAGKSTLVSLLPRFYDVTGGALLIDDVDIRGVTLASLRDQIGIVPQDPILFSGALRENLLYAKPDATDAELLSAARAANATEFIDELPDGYLTLIGERGMRLSGGQRQRIAIARAFLKDPPILILDEATSALDSESENLIHDALRRLMLGRTTLIIAHRLSTVINADRIVVIEDGEVREIGPHPELLARGGLYTQLYEEQFRHISDSPPRPEPEERLPAAARR, from the coding sequence ATGCAGTCAGCGGAAGCGCGGGCGGAAACATCGACGGGTCACGCGCGCACGCCGCTGCTGCGTTTCCTCGGCTACGTGGCGCCGCATCGTTGGCTGATCGCCGGCGCGGCGGGCTGTGGTGTGTTCAAGTTCACCCTGCCGTTGATCTTTCCGCTGTTCCTCAAGTACCTCACCGACGTGTTGCTGGCAGGCGGCGCCGCGAACTCGGCGCACGCGGCCGACGCCACGAATCGCTGGTTCGACGAACTTGGCGGCGTCGTACTCGCGTACGCGCCGTGGCTCGGCTCAGGGGCGAGCGGGCGACTCACGGTGATCGCGCTGGTCATGCTCGCGGTGTACGGGGTTCTCGGCGTTGCGAGCTACTACCGCAGCTACTGGGCCGGGCAAGCCGGGCACCGTCTCATCTTCGATCTGCGCTTCGCGCTGTATCAACACATCCAGAGCATGTCGCACTCGTTCTTCGACGAACGGCGCTCGGGCTCGATCGTCGCCCGCTTCGTCAGCGACATCCAACTGGCGCAGAACTTCGTCGGCTCCGCGCTCACCAACGTGTGGATGGACAGCGCGTCGCTCGGCTTCGTGGTGTGGATTCTGTTCGTGCTCGAACGCCGGCTGGCGTGGGTCGCCCTCGGCGTGATTCCGATCTACGTGCTGATGATCCGCTACTACAGCCCGCGCATCAAAGCCGCCAGTCGGTCGGTGCAGGAGATGATCGAAGACTTCTCCGGCGAGCTGCAGGAAAAGATCGCCGGCGTCGGCGTGGTCAAGGCGTTCGGGCGTGAGGACTACGAAGCGCAACGCTTCTATCGCACCAGCCAAGATCTCTTCGATCTCACCATGACCAACGTGCAGCTCTCATCGGGCAATCAAGCGGCGACGACCTTTCTCACCGCCGTCGCGCCGCTGATCGTGGTGTGGGTGGCGGGTGTGATGGTCCTGCGCAGCACGCTGAGTGTCGGGACGATGATCGCGTTCTACGCGTACCTCAGCAGCTTGTACTTGCCGTTGCAGCGCTTCAGCGAGCTGAGCGTGGTGATCAGCAACTCGTTGGCCGCCATGGAGCGCATCTTCGAGTTCTTCGATATCCGTCCCGAGGTCGCGGAAACGCCGGGCGCGCCGCCGCTGGTGCGGGTGAGCGGGCGCGTCGAGTTCCGCGACGTGGGGTTTCGCTACGCCAGTCGCGGCGCCGGACGCCCGGCGTTGGCGCATGTGTCGTTGTCGATCGCGCCGGGCGAAACCGTGGCGATCGTCGGCCGCAGCGGCGCCGGGAAGTCGACGTTGGTGTCGCTGCTGCCGCGCTTTTACGACGTGACCGGCGGGGCGCTGCTGATCGACGACGTCGACATCCGCGGCGTGACGCTCGCCTCGTTGCGCGACCAGATCGGCATCGTGCCGCAAGACCCGATCCTGTTCAGCGGCGCGTTGCGCGAGAACCTGCTGTACGCCAAACCCGACGCGACGGATGCCGAGTTGCTCTCGGCGGCGCGCGCGGCGAATGCGACGGAGTTTATCGATGAGTTGCCGGACGGCTATCTCACGCTCATCGGCGAGCGCGGCATGCGGCTCTCGGGTGGGCAACGCCAGCGCATCGCCATCGCGCGCGCGTTTCTGAAAGATCCGCCGATCTTGATTCTCGACGAAGCGACCTCGGCGCTCGACTCGGAATCGGAGAACTTGATTCACGACGCTCTACGGAGATTGATGCTCGGCCGCACGACGTTGATCATCGCGCACCGGCTCTCGACCGTGATCAATGCCGACCGCATCGTGGTGATCGAAGACGGCGAAGTGCGCGAGATCGGACCGCACCCGGAGCTGCTGGCGCGCGGCGGGTTGTATACGCAGTTGTACGAAGAGCAGTTCCGCCACATCAGCGATTCACCACCGCGGCCAGAGCCGGAGGAGCGACTTCCCGCCGCTGCCCGACGCTAG
- a CDS encoding response regulator, translated as MDRDERVATANPPSPEDLICLQASIDELRRERDSLSKRLQAAESGAREKVQLSESRLREALAQIDGLKRTTQAMRVRLEAETKRAEQAQDARTRHHAATEALQTANAELTTALDAAQARLADLETESGIHEGEIERLQTEHTEASARIEMLTTQLDDVQHTIAERTLAAEAAAAQQAELAQTLAAFEEQQRALHDSLSALQADRDHVQAALDESEQERSRASEAQQTIAQREAQLVANLAVAQQRETELHATIENLQRQHADDRAATAAQIESLVQQLASAQQQHADSERQIEATRIAHAEELTLWQDTATQREAELVIARDDLARRLEETESQTILAREEATALAARLHDADAALATATTQRVTLEEEIAAAHEDHARERTVFETAARQREEEHRHEIESGRATLAERTAALAAERDTVVQRVRESDELLEVASAEQRALSDRVAALDAELNARSRRIDELVAAAEQLRQQHVADMQAATGDARAAQEALQCDLDAARSDAQSTQATAAETAARVRTLEEQLASREAQGGELSAQLTALAAAVSERDAQLAQLHTAAEAARQQQALELQAAADSAHARVSALEAQLAAGSAESATLSAQVAALRITLQQREDELTQLRSDDQQAREQLSAELETTRAELSKRTVSLDAIRPQVRALEAQLAERDTTRKALSDRIAQLETELRERDGRVQKLTTEVEALRQEYSGELDEWQATAAQREAELVAARDALAGQLAEEQSRAAHLRDQAAAAGERMREVETALQAAQQETQRRDAEWRDAHAAHAAAQATLQQEIEATRSDAAGQRDALAAAENRIHSLEESLTGRDAEGGALAGRLANLEAEVQTRAARIEELTNEAAALRQQHAGEIEAWEQTAAQREAELVAARDALTDRLADETAQAAAAREQVSALNAQVHELEGTITTLRAGGAEVEQQEAAWRTAEATLRQEIEATRVQLASGQAALDAAREEARSLSERAIAREDEINALQTQLASAHDVAPAVSPESLSAAEERERALQERCDELTRHLEEVQDQTVGALQAQESLGLRIEELDSEQRELHMRNDQLTALNGQLERECEKLRRERTTGDDTRKQKADNTRLEAKIAEIERQHAEAAQRHSAAVAGYMVELNQRAETLHARTVELQKANEELNLTRQACDDAVSQLALVRQERADIEQQMLELRAVASAAAARPKPEERMPPQPARPGAPAKSAEPAAAKPAMADAAAPGASKPAATPSGTPPPPRTIKGGAPLTLVHLEENKAFRDHVRELLSPLPEAHYLNTLDGQPAASNGLHMLAVNLLNRAHDPLAAITSTVSADAEHAEVFAYCADGACGFAFGKVDFFAAPIDPDGCVTRLLERRGSVQRLLAVSDNVEMTGALREVLARVRCSTSVAFDVRQAVDLLPMIKPDVVLVDFSLPRGEGLRLVSRLRSDPKTRDIALAVLLPTPGNVAEFRQHALRAAREFPLSPAQLALALANRLGIPMPAAGGEAKGAKMLQTG; from the coding sequence ATGGATCGCGACGAACGCGTGGCTACCGCGAACCCCCCGAGCCCTGAAGATCTGATCTGTCTGCAGGCGTCGATCGACGAACTGCGGCGCGAGCGGGACAGCCTCAGCAAGCGTCTGCAAGCGGCCGAGAGCGGCGCCCGCGAGAAGGTCCAACTCTCCGAGTCGCGCCTGCGCGAAGCGCTCGCCCAGATCGACGGCTTGAAGCGCACCACGCAAGCCATGCGCGTGCGCTTGGAGGCCGAAACCAAACGCGCCGAACAAGCGCAGGACGCGCGCACGCGTCACCACGCCGCGACCGAAGCCCTGCAGACCGCTAACGCCGAGCTGACCACCGCGCTCGATGCCGCTCAGGCTCGACTCGCCGATCTCGAAACCGAGAGCGGCATTCATGAAGGCGAAATTGAGCGCCTGCAAACGGAACACACGGAGGCCAGCGCGCGCATCGAAATGCTGACGACCCAGCTCGATGACGTGCAGCACACGATCGCCGAACGCACCCTGGCGGCGGAAGCGGCCGCCGCCCAGCAGGCCGAGTTGGCGCAGACGCTGGCAGCGTTCGAGGAGCAGCAGCGCGCCCTCCACGATTCGCTCAGCGCGCTGCAAGCGGATCGCGATCACGTGCAAGCGGCGCTCGACGAATCGGAACAGGAGCGCAGCCGCGCGTCGGAAGCTCAGCAGACGATCGCCCAACGCGAAGCGCAACTGGTCGCGAACCTTGCGGTTGCCCAGCAGCGCGAGACTGAGTTGCACGCCACGATCGAGAATCTCCAGCGCCAACATGCCGACGATCGCGCGGCGACCGCGGCGCAAATCGAGTCGCTGGTCCAGCAACTGGCCAGCGCACAACAGCAGCACGCCGACTCCGAACGGCAGATCGAGGCCACCCGCATTGCTCACGCGGAAGAGTTGACGCTGTGGCAGGACACCGCGACGCAGCGGGAAGCCGAATTGGTCATCGCTCGCGACGACCTAGCCCGCCGGCTCGAAGAGACGGAATCGCAGACGATCCTCGCCCGCGAGGAAGCCACCGCCCTCGCCGCTCGACTGCACGATGCGGACGCGGCCCTCGCAACCGCAACCACGCAGCGGGTGACGTTGGAAGAAGAGATCGCCGCGGCCCATGAGGATCACGCTCGCGAACGCACGGTGTTCGAAACCGCGGCGCGCCAGCGCGAAGAAGAGCATCGCCACGAGATCGAATCGGGGCGCGCGACTCTGGCCGAACGCACCGCGGCGCTTGCCGCCGAGCGCGATACCGTGGTGCAACGCGTGCGCGAGAGCGACGAGCTGCTCGAAGTCGCCAGCGCCGAGCAGCGCGCGCTCTCCGATCGGGTCGCCGCGCTCGACGCCGAGCTGAACGCACGCAGCCGGCGGATCGATGAACTGGTCGCCGCGGCCGAGCAACTCCGCCAGCAGCACGTGGCTGACATGCAGGCCGCTACCGGCGACGCCCGGGCGGCCCAGGAGGCGTTGCAGTGCGATCTCGACGCCGCTCGCAGCGATGCGCAGAGCACACAGGCGACCGCGGCCGAGACTGCAGCCCGCGTCCGCACGCTGGAGGAACAGCTCGCGAGTCGCGAAGCGCAGGGCGGTGAGCTGTCGGCGCAACTGACCGCGCTCGCGGCCGCGGTGAGCGAACGTGATGCACAGCTCGCGCAGCTTCACACCGCGGCTGAGGCGGCGCGCCAACAGCAGGCGCTGGAACTGCAGGCGGCGGCTGATAGCGCCCACGCCCGGGTGAGCGCGCTCGAAGCGCAACTCGCCGCCGGCTCGGCCGAGAGCGCGACATTGTCGGCCCAGGTGGCGGCGCTGCGGATCACCCTACAGCAGCGCGAGGACGAGCTGACGCAGTTGCGCAGCGACGACCAGCAAGCGCGCGAGCAGCTCAGTGCGGAACTCGAAACGACGCGCGCCGAACTGTCCAAGCGTACCGTGTCACTCGATGCGATCCGCCCGCAAGTACGGGCGCTCGAAGCGCAACTCGCGGAACGGGACACTACGCGCAAGGCGCTCTCGGATCGCATCGCCCAGCTCGAAACCGAGCTGCGCGAGCGCGATGGACGGGTGCAGAAGCTCACCACCGAAGTCGAGGCCCTGCGGCAGGAGTACTCGGGCGAGCTGGACGAGTGGCAAGCCACCGCGGCGCAGCGCGAGGCCGAGTTGGTTGCCGCCCGCGATGCCTTGGCGGGCCAACTCGCTGAGGAGCAATCCCGCGCCGCGCATCTGCGCGATCAGGCCGCGGCGGCCGGCGAACGGATGCGCGAAGTGGAAACCGCACTCCAGGCCGCACAACAGGAAACCCAGCGACGCGATGCCGAGTGGCGTGACGCGCATGCGGCCCATGCGGCCGCGCAGGCCACGCTGCAACAGGAGATCGAGGCGACGCGCAGCGACGCGGCGGGGCAACGAGACGCGCTGGCGGCGGCAGAGAACCGCATCCACTCGCTGGAAGAATCTCTGACTGGACGTGACGCCGAAGGTGGCGCGCTGGCCGGGCGACTGGCGAATCTCGAAGCGGAGGTGCAGACGCGCGCGGCGCGCATCGAGGAACTCACCAATGAGGCGGCCGCGCTGCGTCAACAACACGCCGGCGAGATCGAGGCCTGGGAGCAAACCGCGGCGCAACGCGAAGCCGAATTGGTGGCGGCGCGCGACGCGCTCACGGATCGCCTCGCCGACGAAACCGCGCAGGCCGCGGCCGCGCGCGAGCAGGTGAGTGCGCTCAATGCGCAGGTGCACGAGCTGGAGGGCACGATCACCACGCTGCGGGCCGGTGGTGCGGAAGTCGAGCAGCAAGAAGCCGCGTGGCGCACGGCCGAGGCGACGCTGCGGCAAGAGATCGAGGCAACGCGCGTACAGTTGGCGAGCGGCCAGGCTGCCCTCGATGCCGCACGCGAGGAAGCGCGGTCGCTGAGCGAACGCGCGATCGCACGCGAAGACGAGATCAACGCGCTGCAGACGCAGCTCGCGTCAGCGCATGATGTCGCGCCTGCCGTGTCGCCGGAATCGTTGTCGGCGGCCGAAGAGCGCGAGCGCGCGCTACAAGAGCGCTGCGACGAACTCACGCGCCACCTTGAAGAGGTGCAGGACCAGACAGTCGGCGCCCTGCAGGCGCAGGAATCCCTTGGTCTGCGTATCGAGGAACTCGACAGCGAGCAGCGCGAGCTGCACATGCGCAACGATCAACTGACCGCGCTCAACGGCCAACTCGAACGCGAGTGCGAGAAGTTGCGGCGCGAGCGCACCACTGGCGACGACACACGCAAGCAAAAGGCCGACAACACGCGCCTGGAAGCCAAGATCGCGGAGATCGAGCGCCAGCACGCCGAGGCCGCGCAGCGCCACTCGGCGGCCGTCGCCGGCTACATGGTCGAGCTCAATCAGCGGGCCGAGACGCTGCACGCGCGCACGGTCGAATTGCAGAAGGCCAACGAAGAATTGAACTTGACGCGCCAGGCCTGCGACGACGCCGTGTCGCAACTGGCCCTCGTGCGTCAAGAGCGCGCCGACATCGAACAGCAAATGCTCGAGCTGCGCGCGGTGGCCTCGGCGGCCGCGGCGCGGCCGAAACCAGAAGAGCGGATGCCGCCGCAGCCCGCTCGCCCCGGTGCACCAGCCAAGTCCGCCGAGCCCGCCGCCGCCAAGCCTGCGATGGCCGACGCTGCGGCGCCGGGCGCGTCGAAGCCGGCCGCGACTCCATCGGGCACCCCACCGCCGCCGCGCACTATCAAAGGTGGCGCGCCGCTCACGCTGGTTCACCTCGAAGAGAACAAAGCCTTCCGCGATCACGTGCGCGAGCTCCTCAGCCCGTTGCCCGAAGCGCACTATCTCAACACGCTCGATGGGCAACCAGCAGCGAGCAACGGTTTGCATATGCTGGCGGTCAATCTGCTCAACCGGGCGCACGATCCGTTGGCCGCGATCACGTCGACGGTGTCGGCTGATGCGGAGCACGCCGAAGTGTTTGCGTACTGTGCCGATGGGGCGTGCGGCTTCGCCTTCGGCAAGGTCGACTTCTTCGCCGCACCGATCGATCCCGACGGCTGCGTGACGCGATTGCTGGAACGGCGTGGCTCGGTGCAGCGTCTGCTCGCGGTCAGCGACAACGTCGAGATGACCGGCGCGTTGCGCGAAGTGCTGGCGCGCGTACGCTGCTCGACCTCAGTCGCCTTCGACGTCCGGCAAGCGGTCGATCTGCTGCCGATGATCAAGCCCGATGTGGTGTTGGTCGACTTCTCGTTGCCGCGGGGCGAAGGGCTGCGCTTGGTGAGTCGGCTGCGCTCCGATCCCAAGACGCGAGACATCGCGCTGGCGGTACTGCTGCCGACCCCGGGCAACGTCGCCGAGTTTCGCCAGCACGCGCTGCGCGCGGCGCGCGAGTTCCCGCTATCGCCGGCGCAGTTGGCCCTGGCTCTGGCCAATCGGCTCGGCATCCCCATGCCGGCGGCCGGTGGCGAAGCCAAGGGCGCCAAGATGCTGCAAACCGGCTAA
- the lexA gene encoding repressor LexA, whose translation MEAAFELHEGLVDETIEIPLLGVVAAGEPYKAFVVDDTLSVPAALWGGRKVFALRVRGTSMIDEGIHDGDFLIVQPCETAENGQTVVAEIDGCVTVKKFFRESDGAIRLQPANPALLPLIVRGDNICIRGVVVGVMRKYGFGQHEPARSVRHPSPVRRPPEPPSQQTEDMFEMSLNAIDAQLARWQMVLEQAKHDRRRRNQLPQMAELGRDLQALRDWLGRTAKPGLRRALITEANNLIRRMQRFAPAPPPGPSETLLH comes from the coding sequence ATGGAGGCGGCGTTCGAGTTACACGAAGGGTTGGTCGACGAGACCATCGAGATTCCACTGCTCGGGGTAGTCGCGGCGGGCGAGCCGTACAAGGCGTTCGTCGTCGACGACACGTTGAGCGTGCCGGCGGCGCTGTGGGGCGGCCGCAAAGTGTTCGCGCTGCGCGTGCGCGGCACCTCGATGATCGACGAAGGGATTCACGACGGCGACTTTCTGATCGTCCAACCGTGCGAGACGGCGGAGAACGGTCAGACGGTGGTCGCCGAGATCGACGGCTGCGTGACAGTGAAGAAATTCTTCCGCGAGTCTGACGGCGCGATCCGATTGCAACCGGCCAATCCGGCGTTGCTGCCGCTGATCGTCCGCGGCGACAACATTTGCATCCGTGGCGTGGTGGTCGGGGTGATGCGCAAGTATGGTTTTGGCCAGCACGAACCGGCGCGGTCGGTCCGTCATCCATCACCGGTACGTCGCCCACCCGAACCGCCATCGCAACAAACTGAAGACATGTTCGAGATGTCGCTCAACGCCATCGACGCGCAGCTCGCGCGTTGGCAGATGGTGCTGGAGCAAGCGAAGCACGATCGCCGCCGTCGCAATCAGTTACCGCAGATGGCGGAGTTGGGGCGCGATCTGCAGGCGCTGCGCGACTGGCTCGGCCGCACCGCCAAGCCCGGTCTCCGCCGCGCGCTGATCACCGAAGCCAACAACCTCATCCGCCGCATGCAGCGCTTCGCCCCCGCGCCACCGCCGGGCCCGTCGGAGACGTTGCTGCATTGA